A window of Chitinophaga sp. MM2321 contains these coding sequences:
- a CDS encoding TonB-dependent receptor produces the protein MKLFLNYWLLFNRRNSSLVFRVCSRLSLVLLLFPFIPARAGMHDLDIGRAPAFIASLADKQISGVVQDETGGAVVGATVQIKGTMVGTITNAKGEYTLKVPDNGVLVISSIGYETREMAVDSRTRYNIILKFSKEGLNEVVVVGYGTQKKSDLTGSVSRLGPDKLLDKPAFNVGQALQGKVPGVQVVRQGGGVPGSDPMVRIRGTNSINTSSDPLFVVDGIVGVSNALSILNPEDILSMDILKDASATAIYGARGANGVIIITTKRGVEGKTQVDYNGYATLNVLQRHLYTLDADQLMYVYEQAMANGEKYGTVNRAKDFRGPYASSLSYSEMPWLFEKVSKDGYLLDLVGKDGNYYKPRFNSNWEDMVFRPSLSNNHHVDVRGGNENARFSMSLGYSDQQGLMKESYFKRYTGRITGDMKVLKWLDLSTQLSFIKSRQTADDGITRSTAEVWSILPVKYPDDPATYGTYANRWGTNGDFNVGEQWYNIMFRRSETSGITDINQATGSIVLDAHITSDLSFKSDFSFDYWGSKYNYYDGKYYGRDGSATITSTGNFYWQNQDYFNYNKKIGDDHTLNAMVGLAWSKNVRDTLEGKNSVFFSNFYRWHSIGAGAATRPVPTSSDGMNSLNSYFARVNYGYKGKYLLTLTGRYDGSSKFGVNSKYGFFPSAGLAWRASEEKFLKESRTVSNLKLRASIGRTGNQEIGSYVTQTYVGASGVVLGGTSYTGIYPNSVGNQDLRWEATNQYDIGVELGLFKSRINLEVDYYHKVTNDMLLDVPLPYSTSVGTVKRNYGSVQNKGWEFSINTANIQGRDFTWNTSIATSLNQNKIIGLGPTGTDIYVSTGAGNGTSVLRVGSEIGSFFGLTRLGTYSTEEASLAARYGMKPGDLKFFDKNDDGKIDLISDGDIIGHAFPKVLMGINNYFKYKNFDASLDIRIVTGQDKAFVHESAEDRQLVSGGLNTVLTAWRPDNQHTMIAQVRPGNGGGYYQSYPDDHMIYDASFIRGAGASLGYSLSADRVKKMRLRKLRVYLSAENFFLITKAAGYDPEGSSLDKKYSLVPNIDKYQYPTPSSYSIGVNVGF, from the coding sequence ATGAAATTGTTTTTAAACTATTGGCTCCTCTTTAATCGGAGGAACAGCTCCCTTGTTTTCAGGGTATGTTCCCGATTATCACTAGTGCTGCTCCTTTTCCCTTTTATACCAGCCAGGGCAGGTATGCATGACCTGGATATCGGGAGAGCGCCTGCTTTTATTGCAAGTTTAGCAGACAAACAAATCTCCGGTGTCGTACAGGATGAAACCGGGGGCGCGGTGGTAGGCGCCACTGTACAGATCAAGGGAACAATGGTTGGTACGATAACAAATGCAAAAGGAGAGTATACATTGAAAGTTCCTGACAATGGTGTACTCGTAATTTCTTCTATCGGGTATGAAACGCGGGAGATGGCTGTGGATAGCAGAACGCGTTATAATATTATATTGAAATTCTCCAAAGAAGGGTTGAACGAAGTAGTGGTAGTAGGTTACGGAACACAAAAGAAAAGTGATCTTACGGGTTCTGTTTCAAGATTAGGCCCCGACAAATTGTTAGATAAACCCGCTTTTAATGTCGGACAGGCATTACAGGGAAAAGTGCCGGGTGTGCAGGTAGTACGCCAGGGAGGCGGTGTTCCGGGAAGTGATCCTATGGTACGTATCCGTGGTACAAACTCCATCAATACAAGCAGTGATCCGTTATTTGTGGTAGATGGAATTGTAGGCGTAAGCAATGCGCTGTCAATTCTGAATCCCGAAGATATCCTGTCAATGGATATCCTGAAAGACGCTTCGGCTACCGCTATTTACGGTGCCCGTGGCGCGAACGGCGTTATTATCATCACTACAAAACGTGGTGTGGAAGGAAAGACCCAGGTCGATTACAATGGCTATGCTACCCTCAACGTATTGCAAAGACATCTGTATACGTTAGATGCTGATCAGCTGATGTACGTGTACGAACAGGCTATGGCAAACGGAGAAAAGTACGGGACTGTTAACAGGGCAAAAGATTTCAGGGGCCCTTACGCATCATCATTATCCTATTCTGAAATGCCATGGCTTTTCGAGAAGGTATCTAAAGACGGCTATCTGCTGGATCTGGTCGGGAAAGATGGTAACTACTATAAACCACGGTTTAATTCAAACTGGGAAGACATGGTTTTCCGCCCCTCCCTTTCCAATAACCATCATGTGGACGTAAGAGGAGGAAATGAAAATGCACGGTTCTCTATGTCGCTGGGTTATTCTGACCAGCAGGGCCTGATGAAAGAATCTTATTTTAAACGTTATACCGGCCGGATCACAGGAGATATGAAAGTGCTGAAATGGCTTGATCTGAGTACACAACTCAGCTTTATAAAGAGCCGGCAGACGGCTGATGATGGTATCACCAGGTCTACTGCAGAGGTGTGGAGTATTTTGCCGGTGAAGTACCCCGATGATCCTGCCACATATGGCACCTATGCCAACAGGTGGGGAACCAACGGTGACTTCAACGTAGGCGAACAATGGTATAATATTATGTTCCGCAGATCGGAAACATCCGGCATCACTGACATCAACCAGGCTACAGGAAGCATTGTGCTGGATGCCCATATTACATCTGATCTCAGCTTTAAAAGCGATTTCTCATTTGATTACTGGGGATCAAAATATAACTATTACGATGGTAAATATTATGGAAGGGATGGTTCAGCCACTATTACTTCTACCGGTAATTTTTACTGGCAGAACCAGGACTATTTCAACTACAATAAAAAAATCGGAGATGATCACACCTTGAATGCCATGGTGGGGCTGGCCTGGTCAAAAAACGTGCGGGATACCCTGGAAGGAAAGAACAGCGTGTTCTTTTCCAACTTTTACAGATGGCATAGTATAGGGGCCGGCGCTGCTACCAGACCGGTACCAACCAGCAGTGACGGGATGAACTCACTCAATTCTTATTTCGCCCGTGTGAATTATGGCTACAAGGGTAAATACCTGTTAACCCTCACCGGCCGTTATGATGGCTCTTCGAAATTCGGCGTCAATTCCAAATATGGTTTCTTTCCTTCCGCCGGTTTGGCCTGGCGGGCATCTGAAGAAAAATTCCTCAAAGAATCAAGGACTGTTTCCAACCTGAAGCTTCGTGCCAGCATTGGCCGCACCGGCAACCAGGAGATCGGCAGCTATGTTACCCAAACTTACGTAGGCGCCTCCGGAGTGGTGCTGGGTGGCACTTCCTACACCGGTATCTATCCTAATTCTGTGGGTAACCAGGATCTCCGTTGGGAAGCAACCAACCAATACGATATTGGGGTAGAACTGGGGTTATTTAAAAGTCGCATTAATCTCGAAGTGGACTATTATCATAAGGTTACAAATGACATGCTGCTGGATGTTCCCCTGCCTTACTCCACCAGTGTGGGAACGGTTAAGAGAAACTATGGCTCCGTACAGAACAAGGGATGGGAATTTTCCATCAATACTGCCAATATCCAGGGCAGGGATTTTACCTGGAATACATCCATTGCTACCAGTTTGAATCAGAACAAGATCATCGGATTAGGCCCCACAGGCACCGATATCTACGTGAGTACCGGCGCTGGTAATGGTACTTCTGTACTGCGGGTAGGATCAGAGATAGGATCCTTCTTTGGCCTTACACGCTTGGGTACATACAGTACTGAAGAAGCTTCGCTGGCTGCCCGTTACGGCATGAAGCCAGGTGACCTGAAATTTTTTGACAAGAATGATGACGGCAAAATTGATCTGATCTCCGATGGAGATATTATCGGTCATGCTTTCCCGAAGGTGCTCATGGGTATTAACAACTATTTCAAGTACAAGAATTTTGATGCCAGCCTGGATATCAGGATTGTAACCGGTCAGGATAAAGCCTTCGTACATGAATCGGCGGAAGACAGGCAATTGGTGTCAGGAGGGCTTAATACAGTGCTTACTGCATGGCGGCCGGATAACCAGCATACCATGATTGCACAGGTGCGGCCAGGTAATGGTGGCGGATATTATCAATCCTATCCTGATGATCATATGATCTATGATGCTTCCTTCATACGTGGTGCGGGCGCTTCACTGGGATATTCATTGTCGGCCGACAGGGTGAAAAAGATGCGACTCCGGAAACTGAGGGTGTACCTGAGTGCGGAGAATTTCTTTCTCATAACAAAAGCGGCTGGCTATGATCCGGAAGGTAGTTCACTGGATAAAAAGTATTCGCTGGTACCCAATATTGACAAGTATCAATATCCTACTCCTTCCTCTTATTCAATCGGTGTTAACGTTGGGTTTTAA
- a CDS encoding RHS repeat-associated core domain-containing protein: protein MLVSNKHFIPVIGLDIHIVILFGFPVPLPHPYIGLVIDPMDYVPFIGATTKINHVPRGKSDTSGMLVFLFHIPMGGPFLLAPMIGHDSVNFFGSKKVKVDGNLMSPSGHMLMTCNDIGIPLSLTPGKKFIPIPSLYLPTSYSIPLSFGKPVMVGGPFVPDWAGVILNLLMSYGFGAALKGLGKAGKKLTTKFNHALKNKVGSNKLSKALCKKGFEPVDLVQGIVIYDGVDFELPGPLPLKWERSWNSDSSFKGLLGHGTHLGFDMRVQEFFGEDVTVVLLGDGRSAVFESLPYNGDRDYNRHEKLTLTRTNLDEYTLFDQEERLTRTFRKQHPRDDQYRLISIADEAGFMISFHYNAQGHLLRIIDSARRHLLINNDPAGRITRVTAQHRGQQRLLVSYAYNEAGDLCELTDALGQTTYIQYRDHLMVKKTDRNGQSFYWEYDKQQRCIHTSSDDGVLEGFLEYHPEAGFNRITNAQGNTTTYYYTPDFVVSQIKNPLNNSIFFTYTEDMEVYRIVDAEGNATGYTYDDMGNQISIVNPDGSGPAASYDATGRLLRVADAAGNSRTYIHDPESGLLHTLTEADGRMRIFRYNENGLLSKIEDEEENATLLTYDEDFNLNSITLPDGGKTTWEYDAWGQCVQLANPLQEQQVFRYDALGRVTAVRLPDGNQVTLQYNAYDEVVSAKDKHKEVRFKYTALGSIKQREENGASINFIYNKDEELTGIVNEYGDTYRFARNANGEIIRETGFDGITRHYERDAAGRVIKVHRPGGKWTSYEYSYNGLLTRAEYSDGSWEAYSYDRNDQVIAAMSNNNTVNFEYDAMGRIVAEIQDGYTVSSRYDAEGRRTGLQSSLGADITTQWSEMGNLTGIHASTAASAHPWVAHMQHNLLGLEIERTLPGGVKSNWSYHPGSATNGTPDMHTVTSNGKTLRKRAYHWDASQRLKQIMNGITGSMVKFGHDEIGNLAWAQYEDGNYDYRLPDKAGNVYGTQTRKDRKYTAGGRLQETDAARFIYDEEGNLIKKIVTQSSFPVTWEYEWYGNGMLKQVRRPDQKTISYQYDALGRRTEKIFNGQITRFLWDTQVPLHEWRYPAAEKPQSIVDEYGEIRQDHAEPVPPETLITWVFEGDTFKLAAKITAQQQYTVITDHLGTPCEAYDEQGQKVWSAELDIYGNVRKLEGSKDFVPFRYQGQYEDAETGLYYNRFRYYSPAEGIYISQDPIRLEGGNKLYSYVHDTASWIDPLGLDSVLGAWGEKVAAKYLSANGHNVLGSIQNSSGQGFDLVTKEIKTGDIHVVEVKASHTRWRSKARMPGWTNRNIAKIGGNTNGMWGSMPTYQDDLLDIITKAKAKGKLKNTLAQINVQERSIRIKCK from the coding sequence ATGCTTGTTAGTAACAAACATTTCATTCCTGTAATAGGACTTGATATACACATTGTTATTCTCTTCGGATTTCCGGTACCATTGCCCCATCCATACATCGGGCTTGTGATAGACCCCATGGACTATGTGCCGTTTATAGGCGCTACCACCAAGATAAATCATGTGCCCCGCGGCAAGAGCGATACCAGCGGCATGCTGGTATTCCTTTTTCACATTCCCATGGGAGGCCCTTTTTTACTGGCGCCAATGATAGGGCATGATTCCGTTAATTTTTTCGGCAGTAAGAAAGTAAAAGTAGATGGAAACCTGATGAGCCCTTCCGGCCATATGCTGATGACCTGCAACGATATAGGCATACCATTGTCGCTTACACCGGGCAAGAAATTTATTCCCATTCCCAGTTTATACCTGCCCACTTCTTACTCTATTCCGCTGTCGTTTGGCAAGCCGGTGATGGTGGGCGGCCCCTTTGTACCGGATTGGGCGGGCGTAATACTAAACCTGCTCATGTCCTATGGATTTGGCGCCGCTTTGAAGGGCCTGGGCAAAGCAGGAAAAAAACTGACCACTAAATTTAATCACGCGTTAAAGAATAAAGTAGGCAGCAATAAACTGAGCAAAGCCCTTTGTAAGAAAGGCTTTGAGCCGGTAGACCTGGTACAGGGAATTGTGATCTATGATGGTGTTGACTTTGAACTGCCGGGTCCTCTTCCATTGAAGTGGGAACGTTCCTGGAATAGTGATAGTTCGTTTAAGGGCTTGCTGGGTCATGGTACCCACCTGGGTTTTGATATGCGCGTACAGGAATTTTTTGGGGAAGATGTGACCGTCGTTTTGCTCGGAGATGGCCGCAGTGCCGTATTTGAATCATTACCGTACAATGGCGACCGTGATTATAACCGGCATGAAAAACTGACGCTCACACGCACTAACCTGGATGAATATACGTTGTTTGACCAGGAAGAAAGACTTACCCGCACTTTCCGTAAACAGCACCCGCGGGACGATCAATACCGGCTGATCAGCATAGCAGATGAAGCGGGCTTTATGATCAGTTTTCATTACAATGCACAGGGGCACCTGCTACGCATCATTGACAGCGCCCGCAGGCACCTGCTGATCAATAATGACCCGGCAGGCAGGATCACCCGCGTTACCGCGCAGCATCGCGGGCAGCAACGCCTCCTGGTAAGCTACGCTTATAATGAAGCCGGGGATCTATGCGAACTCACAGATGCATTAGGTCAAACTACGTATATCCAATACCGTGATCATCTCATGGTAAAGAAAACAGACCGCAACGGCCAATCCTTCTACTGGGAATATGACAAACAGCAACGCTGCATCCACACTTCCAGTGATGACGGTGTACTCGAAGGCTTCCTGGAATACCATCCGGAAGCGGGTTTCAACCGTATCACCAATGCACAGGGGAATACCACTACCTACTATTATACGCCTGATTTTGTGGTTTCGCAGATTAAAAACCCCTTGAATAATTCCATCTTCTTCACCTATACGGAAGATATGGAAGTATACCGGATCGTAGATGCAGAAGGTAACGCTACCGGCTATACGTATGATGACATGGGCAATCAGATCAGCATTGTAAATCCTGACGGTTCGGGCCCGGCTGCTTCCTACGATGCCACCGGCCGGCTGCTGCGTGTTGCAGACGCAGCAGGTAACAGCCGCACCTATATTCATGATCCGGAGAGCGGGTTACTGCACACACTCACAGAAGCGGATGGCAGGATGCGCATCTTCCGGTACAACGAAAATGGGTTGCTGAGCAAAATAGAAGACGAAGAAGAAAACGCCACCTTACTCACCTATGATGAGGATTTTAATTTAAACAGCATCACGCTGCCGGATGGCGGCAAAACTACCTGGGAATACGATGCCTGGGGGCAATGCGTACAACTGGCTAACCCGTTGCAGGAGCAGCAGGTATTCCGTTATGATGCACTGGGCCGCGTTACGGCTGTCCGCCTGCCGGATGGTAACCAGGTCACATTACAGTACAATGCATATGATGAAGTGGTGAGCGCAAAAGATAAACACAAGGAAGTACGCTTTAAATATACCGCCCTGGGCAGTATAAAACAGCGGGAAGAAAATGGCGCCAGTATAAATTTTATCTATAATAAAGATGAAGAGCTGACCGGTATCGTCAATGAATATGGAGATACCTATCGTTTCGCGCGTAATGCCAATGGGGAAATCATCCGCGAAACAGGCTTCGATGGTATTACCCGTCACTATGAACGGGATGCCGCCGGACGGGTCATCAAAGTTCATCGTCCCGGTGGTAAATGGACCAGCTACGAATACAGTTACAACGGACTGCTTACCCGCGCAGAATACAGCGATGGCAGCTGGGAAGCCTATAGCTATGATCGTAACGACCAGGTAATAGCAGCCATGAGCAATAATAATACGGTGAACTTTGAATACGATGCAATGGGCCGCATCGTTGCTGAAATACAGGACGGCTATACCGTCAGCAGCCGCTATGATGCGGAAGGAAGAAGAACCGGTCTGCAAAGCAGCCTGGGGGCTGATATCACGACGCAGTGGAGTGAGATGGGAAACCTTACAGGCATACACGCTTCAACAGCAGCATCCGCTCATCCGTGGGTGGCGCATATGCAGCATAATCTCCTGGGACTGGAAATTGAACGCACTTTGCCGGGTGGCGTAAAAAGCAACTGGTCGTATCATCCCGGTTCTGCTACCAATGGTACACCCGATATGCATACCGTTACCAGCAACGGTAAAACCCTGCGTAAACGCGCCTATCACTGGGATGCCAGCCAACGGCTCAAACAGATCATGAACGGCATCACCGGCAGTATGGTGAAGTTCGGACATGATGAAATAGGCAACCTCGCGTGGGCACAATATGAAGACGGTAACTATGACTACCGGTTGCCCGATAAAGCCGGTAATGTGTACGGAACACAAACGCGCAAAGACCGTAAATATACTGCCGGTGGCCGTTTACAGGAAACAGACGCTGCCCGGTTTATCTATGATGAAGAAGGAAATCTGATCAAAAAAATTGTTACACAATCTTCCTTTCCTGTAACATGGGAATATGAGTGGTATGGCAATGGTATGCTGAAACAGGTGCGCCGCCCTGATCAGAAAACAATCAGCTACCAGTATGATGCCCTGGGCCGCAGAACAGAAAAAATTTTCAACGGGCAGATAACACGCTTTCTGTGGGATACACAGGTACCCCTGCACGAATGGCGCTATCCGGCTGCGGAGAAACCACAATCCATCGTGGATGAATATGGAGAGATACGGCAGGATCATGCGGAGCCGGTGCCCCCGGAAACCCTTATCACCTGGGTGTTTGAAGGTGATACTTTTAAACTGGCCGCTAAAATAACAGCACAACAGCAGTATACGGTCATTACCGATCACCTGGGCACACCCTGTGAAGCCTACGATGAACAAGGACAAAAAGTATGGAGTGCTGAATTGGATATTTATGGAAATGTACGTAAGTTGGAAGGTAGCAAAGACTTTGTTCCTTTCAGGTACCAGGGGCAGTATGAAGATGCGGAAACAGGCCTGTATTATAACCGGTTCCGGTATTATTCGCCCGCAGAAGGGATCTATATCAGCCAGGACCCCATCAGGCTGGAAGGCGGTAATAAATTGTACAGCTATGTGCATGATACAGCATCATGGATTGATCCGCTGGGGCTTGACAGCGTTTTAGGTGCATGGGGAGAAAAAGTAGCTGCCAAGTACCTGTCCGCTAATGGGCACAACGTGTTGGGGTCCATTCAAAACTCATCGGGGCAGGGGTTTGACCTGGTAACAAAAGAGATTAAAACAGGAGACATCCACGTGGTAGAAGTGAAGGCAAGTCATACGAGATGGAGAAGTAAAGCGCGTATGCCCGGCTGGACCAATCGCAACATTGCCAAAATAGGCGGTAATACCAATGGCATGTGGGGCAGTATGCCGACTTACCAGGACGACCTGCTGGATATAATAACGAAAGCCAAGGCAAAAGGTAAATTGAAAAACACCTTGGCACAGATCAATGTACAGGAACGTAGTATCAGAATAAAATGTAAATAG
- a CDS encoding FecR domain-containing protein has protein sequence MTPARLQYLLEKYLDGTATEAEAAEYAQWYDQPQAASPPVFTQTEVDQVYHVIAVGIKGKKINYWRFAAAAAIIMAMGSLWIFNTTDRNIRKQVAVKESVHADTITIRNTHGINRDVALPDGSLVTLYNGAEVRYATPFGAKDRIVLLKGKGFFNVTKNAPSPFTVLSQDVATTALGTSFTITNAGNKVKVLLHTGKVMVKGKMKTIYLTPGQLVTCETGTGITHLRTQKIATRPIVEKKPVIVWGSLRGFTATFDQTPLSDVFDTIEKGYHIKISVQAAVYRDIAFSGVIRDTDSLAQVLHRIAMLHDLRITSTHTGYRIEKNH, from the coding sequence ATGACGCCAGCGCGCCTGCAATATTTACTGGAAAAATACCTGGACGGAACCGCTACCGAAGCCGAGGCGGCGGAATATGCCCAGTGGTACGACCAGCCGCAGGCAGCTAGCCCACCTGTTTTTACACAAACGGAAGTGGACCAGGTATACCATGTTATTGCAGTCGGTATAAAGGGAAAGAAAATAAATTATTGGCGTTTCGCAGCGGCTGCGGCGATAATCATGGCCATGGGTTCCCTGTGGATCTTTAATACAACGGATAGGAATATACGTAAACAGGTAGCCGTAAAAGAAAGTGTACATGCAGATACCATCACCATTCGTAACACCCATGGTATTAACAGGGATGTGGCATTACCGGATGGATCGCTGGTAACATTGTACAATGGCGCTGAAGTGCGCTATGCCACTCCATTTGGGGCTAAAGACAGGATAGTGCTGCTTAAAGGAAAAGGCTTTTTTAATGTCACGAAAAATGCGCCGTCCCCGTTTACAGTGCTGAGCCAGGATGTGGCTACCACCGCATTGGGTACTTCGTTTACCATCACCAATGCGGGCAATAAAGTAAAAGTGTTGTTACATACCGGTAAAGTAATGGTGAAGGGGAAGATGAAAACCATTTACCTCACACCGGGGCAACTGGTTACCTGCGAAACAGGTACCGGCATTACGCACCTGCGTACACAAAAGATCGCAACCCGGCCCATAGTGGAAAAGAAGCCGGTCATTGTCTGGGGATCGCTTCGTGGCTTTACGGCCACATTTGATCAGACACCATTGTCTGATGTATTTGATACGATAGAAAAAGGATACCATATAAAGATAAGTGTGCAGGCTGCCGTATACCGCGATATCGCCTTCAGTGGCGTAATACGCGATACCGACTCCCTGGCGCAGGTGCTGCATCGTATTGCCATGCTGCATGATCTGAGAATAACGTCAACGCATACAGGTTACCGTATAGAAAAGAATCACTAA
- a CDS encoding RNA polymerase sigma-70 factor translates to MWQQAKNGDTTAFEALYRATVATLSNQAFRILKDREQTKDIIQDVFISLYIKRDELPADVNISGYLSNAVKYKVSNILRDRLVKENHHQVLLKQGHQQEAISPTALEHNELKKQIAQSISTLPYKCREVFMLNYYGNLGYKAIAQEMGISVKTVEKHMSKALQVLRKELKEEYYLGALLLAVSICNTM, encoded by the coding sequence TTGTGGCAACAAGCAAAGAACGGTGACACTACGGCGTTTGAAGCCCTGTATAGGGCTACGGTGGCAACACTCAGCAACCAGGCCTTCCGTATTCTGAAGGACCGCGAACAAACAAAGGATATTATACAGGATGTATTTATCAGTCTATATATAAAAAGGGATGAACTGCCTGCAGATGTGAATATCAGCGGCTACCTGAGCAATGCGGTGAAGTATAAGGTATCCAATATTTTAAGGGATAGGCTGGTAAAGGAAAATCATCACCAGGTATTGCTAAAGCAGGGACACCAGCAGGAAGCAATTTCACCCACTGCTTTGGAACATAATGAGCTGAAGAAACAGATTGCACAAAGCATCAGTACACTGCCGTATAAGTGCAGGGAAGTGTTTATGCTGAACTACTATGGCAACCTGGGATATAAAGCTATCGCACAGGAAATGGGAATCTCCGTAAAAACAGTGGAAAAACACATGAGCAAGGCGTTACAGGTATTACGCAAAGAGTTGAAAGAAGAATACTACCTGGGTGCATTGTTGCTGGCCGTAAGTATTTGCAACACTATGTAA
- a CDS encoding RagB/SusD family nutrient uptake outer membrane protein, protein MEYKYKHSHTGRKLVLICLSLSLVFSGCKKFLDEVPTGTMTDQTEFTSAADGAALAVGPYRSLALWVATAADWGNYLPATLEYPTGGAFTSDTHVQFWKFQTNQVSGDLLDDFNNQWKNWYQGQRDCNFSISKLPGVTGMSESDRSKALGETRTLRAFYYFCLVRYFGDVVMDTAILKNVTEAEQPRVSLKKIYDEIIIPDLEFAVNQSALEDKKSADGRITKYVARAILADVYLTCAGYPYQEVATDPAKKWCVDGLWTQQGYPVNTPSAKTFLKKAQEQLNVLYGKYTLGTYDDLHDPAMNNKGEAVFQAQFKDGVTDNSVVATSLPGLSHVSMFGDEYGTFIPAMAYINSYDPSDKRIQDRQMFYYSDTKSTKYDPKEGAAEDFGRPYLYKYYDKVAIKSSGHSGLNWTFYRYADIELMLTEVNWALRQLGEGVSDNDLIKGINDVRARAELPAYRASEINALTIFGERACELVFENKMLWDQRRTRLCLVYGDGQFAGIRNFIGYRPSDFSFSFAAMNLLSPVAGREISTNAQCLQNAGYLPKQAGQ, encoded by the coding sequence ATGGAATATAAATATAAGCATAGTCACACCGGCAGAAAGCTCGTTCTTATCTGCCTTTCCTTATCACTTGTTTTCAGCGGCTGTAAAAAGTTCCTGGATGAAGTTCCCACCGGAACAATGACAGATCAGACGGAGTTTACCAGCGCCGCTGACGGGGCAGCACTGGCTGTTGGTCCTTACCGCTCCCTGGCCCTCTGGGTAGCTACTGCTGCGGATTGGGGCAACTATCTTCCTGCAACCCTCGAATATCCAACGGGCGGTGCATTTACTTCTGATACGCATGTTCAGTTCTGGAAGTTTCAGACCAACCAGGTTTCCGGAGATCTGCTGGATGATTTTAATAACCAGTGGAAGAACTGGTACCAGGGTCAACGCGATTGCAATTTCTCTATTTCAAAGCTGCCCGGTGTAACTGGTATGTCTGAAAGTGACAGATCGAAAGCCCTGGGTGAAACGCGTACATTGAGAGCATTCTATTACTTCTGCCTGGTACGTTATTTTGGAGATGTAGTGATGGATACCGCTATTTTGAAAAATGTGACCGAAGCTGAACAGCCACGTGTTTCCCTGAAAAAGATCTATGATGAGATCATTATTCCCGATCTTGAATTTGCAGTGAACCAAAGTGCGCTGGAAGATAAAAAATCTGCTGATGGCCGCATCACCAAATATGTAGCACGTGCTATTCTGGCCGATGTATATCTCACCTGTGCCGGTTATCCCTACCAGGAAGTGGCTACTGATCCCGCAAAAAAATGGTGTGTAGATGGATTATGGACACAACAGGGTTACCCGGTTAATACACCCAGTGCAAAAACCTTTCTGAAAAAAGCACAGGAGCAACTCAATGTACTGTATGGCAAATACACATTGGGCACCTATGATGATTTGCATGATCCGGCGATGAACAATAAAGGGGAAGCGGTTTTCCAGGCGCAGTTTAAAGATGGGGTAACCGATAACAGCGTAGTGGCAACTTCGTTACCAGGTCTGAGCCATGTGTCTATGTTTGGAGATGAGTATGGAACTTTTATACCGGCCATGGCCTATATTAATTCCTATGATCCTTCAGACAAGCGTATACAGGACCGGCAGATGTTCTACTACTCAGATACAAAATCAACAAAGTATGATCCCAAAGAAGGCGCCGCAGAAGATTTCGGTCGTCCATACCTGTACAAGTATTACGACAAGGTGGCGATAAAATCAAGCGGGCACTCAGGATTGAACTGGACATTTTATCGTTATGCAGATATTGAACTGATGTTGACGGAAGTTAACTGGGCGCTCCGGCAGCTGGGAGAAGGCGTTTCAGACAATGACCTGATCAAAGGTATCAACGATGTGCGGGCCAGGGCAGAACTGCCTGCTTATCGCGCATCCGAGATCAATGCACTGACTATTTTTGGTGAAAGAGCCTGTGAACTGGTTTTCGAGAACAAGATGTTATGGGATCAGCGCCGCACCAGGTTATGTCTCGTATACGGAGACGGGCAGTTTGCAGGTATCAGGAATTTTATCGGCTACAGGCCGTCGGATTTCAGCTTCTCTTTTGCAGCCATGAATCTGCTGTCTCCTGTTGCTGGTCGGGAAATTTCTACCAATGCGCAATGCCTGCAGAATGCGGGGTATCTTCCTAAACAGGCTGGTCAGTAA